GATCTCGTCGATGTGGGCGTAGTCGAGTTCGGCGCGGAGCCGGCCGAGACGCTGCTCGGCGGGCGTGCTGTAGCTTCCCTTGATCCCTCCGGTGACCGCCAGCAGCGACTCCTCCCCCTTGATCAGGCAGAAGTGCATTGCCCGCGGAAAGTGGCGATCGAGGACGAGGAACTCGGCGACGTTGCGCCGCGACACGGCGCCGTACTGCTTGCGGTACATCTCCAGGGCGCTGGCGCTCTCCAGCACCGCCGACCACTGGACCGCGTCGCGGCCGTCGACGGCCACCGGGCCGAAAAAATGCTCGACGTCGAGAACACGGCTGGTCTTGTCGGCCCGCTCCACCAGCCGCCCCATCCGCGCGAAATGCCAGGCCTCGCCGTGCGACATCGTCGCGTCGGTGACCCCGGTGATCAGTTGGCTCGCGCGCTTGACCTCGTCGAGGAACTCCCGCTGGTTGCCGCCACGGTCGTGCGCCTCGGCCGCGGCGCGGACCATCAGGTAGCACTTGTTGATCTCCTCCCACATCGCCGAGGAGATCAGGTCGCGGATCGTCCGGGCGTTTTCCCGCGCCGCCTGGAGGCAGCGATCGATCGAGTTGGGATTGCCGGCGTCGAAGGCGAGGAACTCGAAGACCCGGGACTGATCGGCCGCGCCGTGCCGGGCGGCGAACCCGGCCTGGTCGCCGAAGGCACAGATCAGGGCGTTCCACAGCCTCCCCGGATCGACCGTCCCCTCGAGCGCCAGATCGAGCGTCGTCTCGGTCGCCCGGGCGACGTTCTCGGCGCGCTCGATCTGCCGGTTCATCCAGTAGATGCTGTCGGCGACGCGTGAGAGCATCGGTTACCCGCCCCCCGTGGTGGACGACGCCTCGGCGGGACTGGCCGGTCCGTGGACCACCCACGTGTCCTTGCTGCCGCCCCCCTGCGAGGAATTGACGACCAGCGACCCCTCGACCAGGGCCACGCGCGTCAGACCGCCGGGGAGGACGAAGATCTCCTCGCCGTAGAGGATGAACGGGCGAAGGTCGACGTGCCGCCCTTCGAGAGTGTCACCGACCACGGTCGGCACGCGCGACAGCGCCACCATCGGCTGGGCGACGAAGTTCCGCGGGTTGGCCAGGATCCGCGCGCGGCACTCGGCGAGCTCGGCGGCCGATGCCCGGGGGCCGATCACCAGGCCGTAGCCCCCCGATTCGTTGGCCGGCTTGACCACCATCTCGGCCAGGTGTTCGACGACGTGAGCGCACTGCGCCTCCTCGCCGCACACCCAGGTGGGGACGTTGGGGAGGATCGCGTCCTCACCGAGGTAGTAGCGGATGATCTTCGGTACGTAGGCGTAGACCGCCTTGTCGTCGGCGATCCCCGTGCCAGGGGCGTTGACCAGCGCGACGTTGCCGGCGCGGTAGGCCTCCATCAGGCCGGGGACGCCGACGAGCGAATCGGGGCGGAACACCCGCGGGTCGAGGAAGTCGTCGTCGATCCGCCGGTAGATCACGTCGACTCGTTCGAGCCCGCGGGTCGTGCGCATGTGGACGA
The Planctomycetota bacterium genome window above contains:
- a CDS encoding alpha-E domain-containing protein; translation: MLSRVADSIYWMNRQIERAENVARATETTLDLALEGTVDPGRLWNALICAFGDQAGFAARHGAADQSRVFEFLAFDAGNPNSIDRCLQAARENARTIRDLISSAMWEEINKCYLMVRAAAEAHDRGGNQREFLDEVKRASQLITGVTDATMSHGEAWHFARMGRLVERADKTSRVLDVEHFFGPVAVDGRDAVQWSAVLESASALEMYRKQYGAVSRRNVAEFLVLDRHFPRAMHFCLIKGEESLLAVTGGIKGSYSTPAEQRLGRLRAELDYAHIDEILAGAGGLHDWIDGFQTDLNATSDAIHATFFATPPGG